One stretch of Fibrobacter sp. UBA4297 DNA includes these proteins:
- a CDS encoding DUF4153 domain-containing protein: protein MDLTAIKKYPSQISSAFKRFPLAVAFAIFATVAFIHAVEISNSPLTNRFAQWQLIYPIAAMLISLAVSLVQESRQNFSKIPQIVAGALWLAISIALVLYFPKDSSDIGRTYVGSTYLFIYTTAFLSIFVAPFFKQKDENGFWNFLAKSIKSAIIAIVISYALGAAINLLLLGFYHLFDIDLHEKIFLYITIFCSCTVCPILFFSEIPHIDDCLQKVPVLSKFETSINRFIFLPVVLLYITLLYAYIAKIIVQWEMPKGTVSYLVSASMLLMLLRVTMTLPERTTSKPSFESKLLKILPAACIPLVILMSVGIMRRISDYGISEDRYYIAAVNVFYYIIIAILLIDKIRCKSKYIAIVFCSMFFIATNGPLSAINVTHRIWMGSIKDALTELGYTNFPLSKDETAEFARRVQDKSDHKTNIATSRLIILNSRHDKELAQYIPKGDALILISRKSSTTEEVNEFLISAYINNSKNSYFEIPKNATQVNHFYKTFDKEDYRFQGDTLFFQLKPKKLDKTFNFFVTRQALESKDVQFLETEGAKIGVENLDLTLYKKEEKVKHNYFSIRGILFLE, encoded by the coding sequence ATGGACTTAACAGCAATCAAAAAATACCCGAGCCAAATCTCGAGCGCTTTTAAAAGGTTCCCGCTAGCAGTGGCGTTTGCCATTTTTGCCACCGTCGCTTTTATACACGCCGTTGAAATTTCTAACTCACCCCTTACAAATCGCTTTGCGCAATGGCAGCTCATTTACCCCATCGCGGCAATGCTCATTTCACTCGCGGTTTCGCTCGTCCAGGAATCACGGCAGAACTTTAGCAAGATTCCGCAAATCGTAGCAGGCGCCCTTTGGCTTGCCATTTCCATCGCTCTCGTCCTTTACTTCCCGAAAGACTCTAGCGATATCGGACGGACATACGTCGGATCGACATATTTGTTTATCTACACAACCGCGTTCTTGAGCATTTTTGTTGCGCCGTTCTTTAAGCAGAAAGACGAAAATGGATTCTGGAATTTTTTAGCGAAGAGCATAAAATCAGCCATCATTGCCATTGTCATTTCATACGCATTGGGTGCCGCCATCAACTTGCTTCTGCTCGGGTTTTATCATCTTTTCGATATCGACCTCCACGAAAAAATATTCTTGTACATCACCATTTTTTGTTCATGCACGGTATGCCCCATTTTGTTTTTCTCCGAGATTCCCCACATTGACGATTGCCTACAAAAAGTACCCGTTTTGAGCAAATTCGAAACAAGCATAAACAGGTTTATCTTTTTACCCGTTGTATTACTATACATAACCCTCCTTTACGCTTACATCGCAAAAATCATCGTCCAGTGGGAAATGCCCAAGGGTACGGTTTCTTACCTTGTTTCGGCATCCATGTTGCTCATGCTTCTGCGGGTGACAATGACGCTCCCCGAGCGCACCACATCAAAGCCATCCTTCGAAAGTAAACTCCTGAAAATTCTCCCCGCCGCCTGCATCCCCCTCGTCATTTTGATGTCCGTCGGCATCATGCGCAGAATCTCCGATTACGGGATTTCAGAAGACCGCTATTACATTGCAGCCGTCAACGTCTTCTATTACATCATTATCGCCATTTTGCTCATAGACAAAATCAGGTGCAAATCCAAGTACATTGCCATCGTTTTTTGCAGCATGTTCTTTATCGCCACAAACGGGCCGCTGAGCGCCATCAACGTCACGCACCGCATTTGGATGGGAAGCATCAAGGACGCACTTACCGAACTGGGTTACACCAATTTCCCGCTAAGTAAAGACGAAACTGCAGAATTCGCAAGACGCGTCCAAGATAAAAGCGACCACAAAACAAACATCGCCACTTCACGATTGATAATTCTCAATTCCAGACACGACAAAGAACTCGCACAGTACATTCCCAAGGGAGATGCCCTCATCCTGATTTCCAGAAAATCTTCAACAACAGAAGAAGTCAACGAGTTCCTTATCAGCGCCTACATAAACAATTCCAAAAACAGCTACTTTGAAATTCCTAAAAACGCAACCCAAGTAAACCACTTTTACAAGACATTCGATAAAGAAGATTACAGGTTTCAGGGCGACACGCTGTTTTTCCAGCTCAAGCCTAAAAAGCTTGACAAGACCTTTAATTTCTTTGTCACCAGGCAAGCATTAGAAAGCAAGGACGTGCAATTCCTCGAAACCGAAGGTGCCAAAATCGGTGTCGAGAATTTGGACTTGACTTTATACAAGAAAGAAGAAAAAGTCAAGCACAATTACTTTAGTATCCGTGGTATCCTTTTCCTGGAGTAA
- a CDS encoding replication-associated recombination protein A: MDAPLAERLRPQNLDEFLGQNKILGQQSLLRKSLENDSIPSMIFWGPPGCGKTSLAHVIKQHTKKRFVALSAVASGVKEVKEVLADARQMKHAFMDTILFIDEIHRFNKGQQDALLGAVEDGTVTLIGATTENPGFEVNGALLSRCQLILFAPLSKEDLRTLIFSALRDHPRGLQLKDVEVEDAVVDKLIAQSEGDARFLLNQLEWIGKNLGDNKVIDEKLLEEFQYKKPLRYDKSGEEHYNLISALHKSVRGSDPDAALYWLHRMLQGGEDPRFILRRLMRMSMEDVGLADPNALLLATSAREAYDFMGIPEGLIALDELAVYLALAPKSNSLELAGMKADAIVKQTGTLPVPRAYRNSVTRVGKQLGYGNGYEYDHDSPGGYSAQEHLPTQLVGTTIYEPKPYGREKALGERLAQLKQLKKERNEREGK; encoded by the coding sequence ATGGACGCCCCCTTAGCAGAACGCCTCCGCCCGCAAAACTTGGACGAGTTCCTCGGCCAAAACAAGATTCTTGGACAGCAGAGCTTGTTGCGCAAGAGTCTTGAAAACGACTCCATCCCCAGCATGATTTTCTGGGGACCTCCGGGTTGCGGAAAGACAAGCCTCGCCCACGTCATCAAGCAGCACACCAAAAAGCGTTTTGTGGCACTCTCGGCAGTCGCAAGCGGCGTGAAAGAGGTCAAGGAAGTTCTCGCGGACGCACGCCAGATGAAGCATGCGTTCATGGACACGATCCTTTTCATCGACGAAATCCATCGCTTTAACAAGGGGCAACAGGACGCACTCCTCGGCGCTGTGGAAGATGGGACGGTAACGCTCATCGGCGCGACCACGGAAAACCCAGGATTCGAGGTGAACGGGGCTTTGCTCAGTCGCTGCCAGCTGATTTTGTTTGCGCCTCTCAGCAAGGAAGACTTGCGGACGCTCATTTTCAGCGCACTGCGGGACCACCCACGAGGTTTGCAGCTCAAGGATGTCGAAGTCGAAGACGCCGTTGTAGATAAGCTCATTGCACAGTCCGAAGGCGATGCACGATTCTTGCTGAACCAGCTCGAATGGATTGGCAAGAACCTCGGCGACAACAAAGTCATTGACGAGAAACTGCTCGAAGAATTCCAGTACAAGAAGCCACTGCGTTACGACAAGAGCGGCGAAGAGCATTACAACTTGATTTCGGCGTTGCACAAGTCCGTGCGCGGCTCGGACCCGGATGCGGCGCTTTACTGGCTCCACAGAATGCTGCAGGGCGGTGAAGACCCGCGGTTCATTTTGCGCCGCCTCATGCGCATGAGCATGGAAGATGTGGGACTAGCAGACCCGAACGCATTACTGCTTGCGACAAGCGCTCGCGAAGCGTACGACTTCATGGGAATCCCCGAAGGCCTGATTGCACTTGACGAACTCGCCGTTTATTTGGCACTCGCGCCCAAGAGCAACAGCCTCGAACTCGCAGGCATGAAGGCAGACGCCATCGTGAAACAGACGGGAACGCTCCCCGTGCCACGAGCCTACCGCAATTCCGTCACCCGCGTCGGCAAGCAGCTCGGCTACGGGAACGGCTACGAGTACGATCACGACAGTCCAGGCGGCTACTCCGCGCAGGAACACTTGCCCACGCAACTTGTCGGCACGACGATTTACGAACCCAAGCCGTATGGACGCGAAAAGGCGCTCGGCGAACGCCTCGCGCAGTTGAAGCAGTTAAAGAAAGAACGCAACGAGCGCGAAGGGAAGTAA
- a CDS encoding acyl-CoA thioesterase, producing MENNFSFKTRIQVRYAETDAMGVVHHATYPIWFEQARVDFFRAVGAPYDEVEREGFASPVLELNVQYKRPCRFGDFVDVETKLVHEGRCKYKFLYQVTLNGELCTTGYSVHVFTKGGVPTRDKPECIKKVEDKIFSD from the coding sequence ATGGAAAACAACTTTTCTTTCAAGACCCGCATTCAAGTCCGCTATGCAGAAACTGACGCCATGGGCGTTGTACACCACGCCACCTACCCCATCTGGTTTGAACAGGCCCGCGTGGACTTTTTCCGAGCTGTAGGCGCCCCCTACGACGAAGTGGAACGCGAAGGATTCGCAAGCCCGGTTTTGGAACTGAACGTACAGTACAAGCGCCCGTGCCGCTTTGGTGACTTTGTCGACGTCGAAACAAAGCTCGTGCACGAAGGCCGCTGCAAGTACAAATTCCTCTACCAGGTGACTTTGAACGGCGAACTCTGCACAACCGGTTATTCCGTACACGTATTCACGAAGGGCGGAGTCCCGACTCGCGACAAGCCCGAATGCATCAAGAAAGTCGAAGACAAGATTTTTAGCGATTAA
- the tuf gene encoding elongation factor Tu: MAKEHFDRSKPHCNIGTIGHVDHGKTTLTAAICTTLAAKGLAAAKRFDEIDNAPEEKARGITINTSHVEYTTANRHYAHVDCPGHADYVKNMVTGAAQMDGAILVVAATDGPMPQTREHILLAHQVGVPKIVVFMNKCDMVDDAEILDLVEMEVRELLSKYEFDGDNTPIIRGSALKALEGDPEYQDKIMELMDACDTYIPLPQRDTDKPFLMPIEDVFTITGRGTVATGRIERGIVRLNDKVERIGLGETTEYVITGVEMFRKLLDDAQAGDNVGLLLRGAEKKDIVRGMVLAAPKSVTPHTEFKA; this comes from the coding sequence ATGGCAAAAGAACATTTTGACAGAAGTAAGCCGCATTGCAACATCGGCACCATCGGCCACGTTGACCACGGTAAGACCACTCTTACTGCAGCAATCTGCACGACTCTCGCAGCTAAGGGTCTCGCCGCTGCAAAGCGTTTCGATGAAATCGACAACGCTCCGGAAGAAAAGGCTCGTGGTATCACGATCAATACTTCTCACGTCGAATACACCACCGCTAACCGTCACTACGCACACGTCGACTGCCCGGGGCATGCTGACTATGTGAAGAACATGGTGACTGGTGCTGCTCAGATGGACGGCGCAATCCTCGTTGTTGCCGCTACTGATGGTCCGATGCCGCAGACTCGCGAACACATCCTTCTCGCTCACCAGGTTGGCGTGCCGAAGATCGTCGTGTTCATGAACAAGTGCGACATGGTTGACGATGCTGAAATTCTCGACCTCGTCGAAATGGAAGTTCGCGAACTCCTCTCCAAGTACGAATTTGACGGTGACAATACCCCGATCATCCGTGGTTCTGCTCTCAAGGCTCTCGAAGGCGATCCGGAATACCAGGACAAGATCATGGAACTCATGGACGCTTGCGACACCTACATCCCGCTCCCGCAGCGCGATACCGACAAGCCGTTCCTCATGCCGATCGAAGACGTGTTCACGATTACTGGCCGCGGCACTGTCGCTACTGGTCGTATCGAACGCGGTATCGTTCGCTTGAACGACAAGGTCGAACGTATCGGTCTCGGTGAAACCACCGAATACGTCATCACGGGTGTTGAAATGTTCCGCAAGCTTCTCGACGACGCTCAGGCAGGTGACAACGTTGGTCTCCTCCTCCGTGGCGCTGAAAAGAAGGACATCGTCCGTGGCATGGTTCTCGCCGCTCCGAAGTCTGTCACTCCGCACACCGAATTCAAGGC
- the rpmG gene encoding 50S ribosomal protein L33, translated as MPRELIVLECTECGQRNYDCDKNKRLHPSRVEYKKYCRFCRKHTVHKESK; from the coding sequence ATGCCCAGAGAACTCATCGTGCTTGAATGCACAGAATGTGGTCAGCGCAACTATGATTGCGACAAGAACAAGCGTCTTCATCCTTCCCGCGTGGAATACAAGAAGTACTGCCGCTTCTGCCGCAAGCATACTGTTCACAAGGAATCCAAGTAA
- the secE gene encoding preprotein translocase subunit SecE, with the protein MRKVQQYVSESVQELKQVTWPTWEELKGSTLVVMLFSVIMGFYIAGLDFVLSWIVNFIMGRG; encoded by the coding sequence ATGCGTAAGGTTCAGCAATATGTATCAGAATCTGTCCAAGAACTGAAACAGGTTACTTGGCCCACTTGGGAAGAGCTTAAAGGTTCTACTCTTGTTGTAATGCTTTTCAGCGTTATCATGGGATTCTATATTGCAGGGCTCGACTTTGTGCTCTCTTGGATTGTCAATTTCATCATGGGTAGAGGTTAG
- the nusG gene encoding transcription termination/antitermination protein NusG → MSMQWYAVHTFTGQENNIKKRLEQMIEREGVQDKFGRIIVPTREVVSNVRGKRRVSVQNLFPAYIIIEMELDELTQHLVSTINGVTHFGGMTRASRVPIPLRQSEVDRLLGVDPENSIEGEIQIPYTIGENVCIKEGPFKGFVGVVDEIMEAKIKVMVSVFGRSTPVELAFNQVESADA, encoded by the coding sequence ATGTCCATGCAGTGGTATGCCGTTCACACCTTTACCGGTCAAGAAAACAATATCAAGAAACGCCTTGAGCAAATGATTGAGCGCGAAGGCGTTCAAGATAAATTTGGACGTATTATCGTGCCTACTCGCGAAGTTGTTTCCAACGTTCGTGGTAAGCGTCGGGTAAGCGTCCAAAATTTGTTTCCTGCATATATCATTATTGAAATGGAGCTGGACGAGCTCACCCAGCACCTGGTGTCCACCATCAATGGTGTCACCCATTTCGGCGGAATGACTCGCGCTTCTCGAGTACCTATTCCGCTTCGTCAGAGCGAGGTCGATCGTCTTCTGGGTGTTGATCCTGAAAACTCCATCGAAGGCGAGATCCAAATTCCGTATACAATTGGCGAAAATGTCTGCATCAAGGAAGGTCCGTTCAAGGGCTTTGTGGGCGTCGTAGATGAAATTATGGAAGCCAAGATCAAGGTCATGGTTTCCGTTTTTGGTCGTTCTACGCCAGTCGAACTCGCCTTTAACCAGGTCGAATCCGCCGACGCATAA
- the rplK gene encoding 50S ribosomal protein L11 produces MAKKITGYIKLQIPGGAANPAPPVGPALGQKGVNIMEFCKQFNAKTQNDKGMIVPVVITVYADKSFTFITKVSPVPALIKKATGVQSGSGEPNRKKVGKITQAQITEIAQKKMPDLNTIDLEAAKRMVAGTARSMGIEVVD; encoded by the coding sequence GTGGCAAAGAAAATCACAGGTTATATTAAGCTCCAGATTCCTGGCGGTGCCGCCAACCCGGCTCCTCCGGTAGGTCCTGCCCTTGGTCAGAAGGGTGTGAACATCATGGAGTTCTGCAAACAGTTTAACGCTAAGACCCAGAATGACAAGGGCATGATTGTGCCGGTCGTCATCACGGTCTACGCTGACAAGAGCTTCACCTTCATCACGAAGGTCTCGCCGGTTCCGGCCCTCATCAAGAAGGCTACTGGCGTGCAGAGCGGCTCTGGTGAACCCAACCGTAAGAAAGTTGGCAAGATCACTCAAGCCCAGATCACGGAAATCGCCCAAAAGAAGATGCCGGATCTAAACACAATCGACCTCGAAGCCGCCAAGCGCATGGTTGCGGGCACTGCTCGTTCCATGGGTATTGAAGTGGTTGACTGA
- the rplA gene encoding 50S ribosomal protein L1 encodes MFRGKKYKKIAESFDRTKAYDLKEAIEILKKSELKFDQTVEVHFNLGVDPKHSDQVVRGTVVLPHGTGRQVRVLVFCKDNNLEVAKAAGADYAGGADLVQKIQEGWLDFDAVVATPDMMPVISKVARVLGPRGMMPSPKAGTVTVNVAQTVKELKAGKISYRVDKGANVHAPVGKLSFTVDQLAENTKSVIDSVVKNKPQSSKGTYIKSLTLTATMAPGIKLDMALTR; translated from the coding sequence ATGTTCAGAGGAAAAAAATACAAAAAGATTGCTGAATCTTTCGATCGCACCAAAGCGTACGATTTGAAGGAAGCAATCGAAATACTCAAAAAGTCCGAATTGAAGTTCGACCAGACGGTCGAAGTACACTTCAATCTCGGTGTGGACCCAAAACATTCCGACCAAGTGGTTCGTGGCACTGTCGTGCTTCCGCATGGTACCGGTCGTCAGGTCCGCGTCTTGGTGTTCTGCAAGGACAACAACCTTGAAGTTGCCAAAGCCGCAGGTGCTGACTACGCTGGTGGTGCCGACTTGGTTCAGAAGATTCAGGAAGGCTGGCTGGATTTCGACGCTGTCGTTGCTACTCCCGACATGATGCCGGTGATTAGTAAGGTCGCACGTGTCCTCGGTCCTCGTGGTATGATGCCGAGCCCCAAGGCTGGTACGGTGACTGTTAACGTCGCTCAGACCGTCAAGGAACTCAAGGCCGGTAAGATTTCCTACCGCGTTGACAAGGGCGCAAACGTCCACGCTCCGGTTGGCAAGCTTTCCTTCACTGTCGATCAGCTCGCAGAAAACACGAAGTCTGTTATCGACTCTGTTGTGAAGAACAAGCCTCAATCTTCTAAGGGCACTTACATCAAGAGCCTCACATTGACGGCTACGATGGCCCCGGGCATCAAACTTGATATGGCACTGACGCGCTAG
- the rplJ gene encoding 50S ribosomal protein L10: MKAVVKKQQTVDALVESFKGATAVYLLNFQGITVDKDNALRKALAAKGVKYHAVKNTLLKRVLEALKVEGLNDSLTGATSVMVGFEEDPLLPAREIEAFHKANPDFLVAKSIYLDGKAMPGSEVVNLSKIPDRKGMIAMIVSIALGPGSTIAGQLKTLQEKLEKESGSEAAPAAAEA; this comes from the coding sequence ATGAAAGCTGTAGTTAAAAAACAACAGACCGTGGACGCGCTCGTCGAGTCCTTCAAGGGCGCTACCGCCGTCTATCTGCTCAATTTCCAGGGCATCACTGTCGATAAGGACAATGCCCTCCGCAAGGCCCTCGCTGCTAAGGGTGTCAAGTACCACGCTGTGAAGAACACTCTTCTCAAGCGCGTTCTCGAAGCACTCAAGGTTGAAGGTCTCAACGACTCCCTCACTGGCGCAACGTCTGTGATGGTCGGTTTCGAAGAAGACCCGCTCCTGCCGGCTCGCGAAATTGAAGCATTCCACAAAGCAAACCCTGATTTCTTGGTTGCCAAGAGCATTTACCTTGATGGCAAGGCAATGCCGGGCTCCGAAGTCGTGAACCTCTCCAAGATTCCAGATCGTAAGGGTATGATCGCAATGATCGTCTCTATCGCTCTCGGACCTGGCTCCACGATCGCCGGTCAGCTCAAGACCCTCCAGGAAAAACTGGAAAAAGAATCGGGTTCCGAAGCAGCCCCTGCTGCAGCGGAAGCTTAA
- the rplL gene encoding 50S ribosomal protein L7/L12, protein MATDIKALGDQIVGLTLLEAKALADYLKETHGIEAAAGGAVVMAAAAAAPAEEKTEFDVILAEIDPAKKMAILKEVRAITGLGLAEAKKVVETANSVIKEAAPKADAEALKKKLEELGAKVTLK, encoded by the coding sequence ATGGCAACTGATATCAAGGCATTGGGCGATCAAATCGTTGGTCTTACCCTTCTCGAAGCCAAGGCTTTGGCTGACTACCTTAAAGAAACCCACGGCATCGAAGCCGCTGCCGGTGGCGCTGTAGTTATGGCTGCAGCTGCTGCAGCTCCTGCTGAAGAAAAGACCGAATTCGACGTCATCCTCGCCGAAATCGATCCGGCCAAGAAGATGGCTATCCTCAAGGAAGTTCGCGCTATCACGGGTCTCGGCCTCGCTGAAGCCAAGAAGGTCGTTGAAACTGCCAACAGCGTCATCAAGGAAGCTGCACCGAAGGCTGACGCCGAAGCTCTCAAGAAGAAACTCGAAGAACTCGGAGCAAAGGTTACCCTTAAGTAA